From a single Oscillospiraceae bacterium genomic region:
- a CDS encoding PadR family transcriptional regulator — translation MENLTEMLKGVLEGCVLETISRGATYGYEITRRLNALGFADV, via the coding sequence CTGGAAAACCTGACGGAAATGCTCAAAGGCGTGTTGGAGGGTTGCGTACTCGAAACCATCAGCCGGGGCGCGACCTACGGATATGAAATTACGCGGCGGTTAAACGCGCTTGGATTTGCGGACGT